In Virgibacillus sp. NKC19-16, a single genomic region encodes these proteins:
- a CDS encoding tripartite tricarboxylate transporter substrate binding protein, with amino-acid sequence MKKYVGLLLILTLVFIAGCSSESSGSEADFPEGDIEFVAPATPGGGWDATARAMQKILGDAGIIEENINVSNKPGGGGEVGWQYLLGQDAHTISINSSLLVANNLLGQSELTYEDFTPLGILSTEWVSVAVPPDSPYETGAEVMEALKEDPTSLTIGVGPSLGNSDHLSFVQAAQEFGVDVSQVEFLVYESGGDVLTALLGGHVDVATMSVSESKEQHLAGEINMIAVSSEERIEGLEEVSTWQEQGVDMVFPHWRGVMGPPDMSEEEIAYWDEAIGEMVETEAWQEVMNNNEWEPFYHNSQESQEFLAEQTERFDELMTEAGLIE; translated from the coding sequence ATGAAAAAATATGTGGGATTATTGCTGATTCTTACATTGGTTTTTATCGCAGGCTGTTCGTCAGAGAGCAGTGGATCTGAAGCGGATTTTCCAGAAGGCGATATTGAATTTGTTGCTCCTGCTACTCCAGGTGGTGGATGGGATGCTACCGCAAGAGCGATGCAGAAAATTCTTGGTGATGCAGGGATCATAGAAGAAAATATCAATGTCTCTAATAAGCCTGGGGGCGGCGGAGAAGTCGGCTGGCAATATTTGTTAGGCCAGGATGCTCATACAATTTCTATTAATTCTAGTTTGCTTGTTGCAAATAATTTGCTCGGTCAAAGTGAACTTACCTATGAGGATTTTACCCCATTAGGAATCTTAAGTACGGAATGGGTCTCTGTAGCTGTTCCGCCAGACTCTCCATATGAAACAGGGGCAGAAGTGATGGAAGCCTTAAAAGAAGATCCTACATCGTTAACAATTGGTGTTGGCCCTAGCCTAGGAAATAGTGATCATTTATCTTTTGTTCAAGCTGCTCAGGAATTTGGGGTGGATGTTTCCCAAGTAGAATTTCTGGTTTATGAAAGTGGCGGCGATGTGCTTACGGCACTATTAGGGGGCCATGTAGATGTGGCAACTATGTCGGTTTCTGAGTCGAAGGAACAGCATCTTGCCGGAGAAATAAACATGATTGCTGTTAGTTCAGAAGAGAGAATAGAAGGACTTGAAGAAGTAAGTACATGGCAGGAACAGGGTGTAGATATGGTCTTTCCTCACTGGAGAGGTGTAATGGGACCACCTGATATGTCTGAAGAAGAAATTGCATATTGGGATGAAGCGATTGGAGAGATGGTCGAGACAGAAGCCTGGCAGGAAGTTATGAATAATAATGAATGGGAACCATTCTATCATAATAGCCAGGAATCCCAGGAATTTTTAGCTGAACAGACAGAAAGATTTGATGAATTGATGACAGAAGCAGGTCTAATAGAATAA
- a CDS encoding tripartite tricarboxylate transporter TctB family protein: MARLITPVFFLGVGIVYLILTSDLTRSRVGDPNGPLYFPLLIGAVLVLFSIIYFVQEWRQRDEKFEELKVLFTGRAPFLIVSTLVLIFVYTSLFERIGFLISTIIFLTGLLFVVNGRKPWIKNILIAVIFSFISWYSFSELLNVSLP; the protein is encoded by the coding sequence GTGGCTAGATTAATTACGCCCGTGTTTTTTTTAGGGGTTGGCATTGTTTATCTGATCTTGACGTCTGATCTTACAAGGTCCCGTGTAGGTGATCCGAATGGTCCGCTGTATTTTCCACTTCTAATAGGGGCAGTTTTAGTTCTCTTTAGTATTATTTACTTTGTACAAGAGTGGAGGCAGCGTGATGAGAAATTTGAGGAATTAAAAGTATTGTTTACTGGCAGAGCGCCGTTTTTGATTGTATCTACATTAGTTTTAATTTTTGTGTATACATCCCTGTTTGAAAGAATAGGTTTTTTAATTTCTACTATTATTTTCCTGACAGGCTTGTTATTTGTCGTAAACGGAAGAAAGCCATGGATTAAAAATATATTAATCGCGGTTATATTTTCTTTTATATCCTGGTATTCATTTTCAGAATTATTAAATGTAAGTTTACCATAG
- a CDS encoding tripartite tricarboxylate transporter permease, translating into MGVVVQSFIEGLTTALQPMNLLWVLIGGFLGTVVGMLPGLGPATAVAVLIPITFGMDPTSALVLMAAIYYGAMYGGSRSSILLNTPGDGSAIAATFDGYPMAQKGQAGQALTISAIASLIGGTVAIIGFILLAKPLASFALNFGPAEYFLLLVFTLSAIVSLSRGNMVKGFISMSVGLLLSTVGIDLQTGVHRFTFDIPQLSEGIDFLVVIIGIYAVGEVLYNLIGIDQIKKEKNKVGKKGISREQWNQSKWPILRQSPIGFLIGVLPGAGGSIAAMLSYTTEQQVSKHPEKFGKGAIEGLAAPESSNNAASVGSFIPLLTMGIPGSGTTAVILGALIMLGLQPGPLLFENNPETVWTLVNSMFIGNLFLVIINILIIGLLVKILDTPPKILYPMILVLAFIGTYTLSYSIIDFYILVIFGLIGVMMKLLNFPIAPLILAVIVGSDMEQNFRKSIVSYDNIFNVLFASPITITLLIMTILSICYPFIVGWIQKRKA; encoded by the coding sequence ATGGGGGTGGTTGTACAGAGTTTTATAGAAGGGCTGACAACGGCACTACAGCCTATGAACCTTTTATGGGTTTTGATTGGCGGGTTTTTAGGAACAGTAGTAGGTATGCTTCCGGGACTAGGACCGGCTACGGCAGTTGCTGTATTAATCCCGATAACTTTCGGCATGGATCCTACTAGTGCATTAGTGCTTATGGCAGCCATTTACTACGGGGCAATGTACGGCGGTTCAAGAAGCTCTATTTTACTTAATACGCCAGGTGATGGTTCGGCGATTGCCGCTACATTTGATGGGTATCCAATGGCCCAAAAAGGGCAGGCAGGACAGGCATTAACGATTTCAGCAATTGCTTCGCTAATCGGAGGAACAGTAGCAATTATTGGCTTTATCTTACTGGCAAAGCCTTTGGCCTCTTTCGCCCTTAACTTTGGACCAGCAGAATATTTCCTGCTACTTGTGTTTACCCTGTCAGCAATTGTATCCCTGTCACGGGGGAACATGGTTAAAGGTTTTATCTCTATGAGTGTAGGGCTGCTTTTAAGTACGGTTGGAATTGACCTTCAAACAGGCGTGCACAGATTTACGTTTGACATTCCACAATTAAGTGAAGGGATAGACTTTTTAGTAGTAATTATTGGGATTTACGCTGTAGGTGAAGTGCTTTACAATCTGATTGGTATTGATCAAATCAAAAAAGAGAAAAATAAAGTAGGAAAGAAAGGTATATCCAGAGAGCAATGGAACCAGTCAAAGTGGCCGATTCTAAGACAGAGTCCTATAGGGTTTCTGATTGGTGTTCTGCCAGGCGCCGGAGGATCTATCGCTGCAATGCTTAGTTATACCACGGAACAGCAGGTATCCAAGCATCCAGAAAAGTTTGGAAAGGGTGCAATTGAGGGACTTGCAGCTCCTGAGTCTTCCAACAATGCTGCTTCTGTCGGATCATTTATCCCTCTACTTACCATGGGAATTCCCGGGTCTGGAACTACAGCTGTTATCTTAGGAGCTCTAATTATGCTAGGGCTGCAGCCTGGTCCACTATTGTTCGAAAATAACCCGGAAACAGTATGGACCTTAGTAAACAGTATGTTTATCGGAAACTTGTTTCTTGTAATAATCAATATCCTTATAATCGGGTTATTAGTGAAAATTTTAGATACACCTCCCAAAATTCTTTATCCGATGATTTTGGTATTGGCTTTTATTGGGACATATACGCTGAGTTACAGTATTATTGATTTCTACATTCTAGTTATTTTTGGATTGATCGGGGTGATGATGAAACTGCTTAATTTCCCTATCGCTCCTTTAATTCTTGCAGTTATTGTGGGTTCGGATATGGAACAAAATTTCAGAAAAAGTATCGTTTCCTATGACAATATTTTCAATGTACTATTTGCATCACCGATTACGATCACTTTGCTGATTATGACAATTCTATCAATTTGTTATCCTTTCATTGTTGGATGGATACAAAAGCGTAAAGCGTAA
- a CDS encoding SLC13 family permease produces MKKNILLSISALLYVLFFFFGADWSLQIKAVGALLIIQILWIGRVFPLAFSSVILILLLSFHFTSYEEVLSYLGSSLVWLLFSTFILAHAFVRTDLAGRIALSILNLAKGSGRLLIFLSFIMMFVLTVFIPSNIGKGKLISDILDDLLKKLSEIQRTTNLGKSFFIGTAYVSAISAAFVPTGASSTIYAFGMFSSVSNEMSYLNWLIYFSFPMFLFVCMLWVLFQVAFPIEKVDQETVKELIYSKKQMLGKWKPQEIRMAFIIAFTLVLWLTHAWHSYSIPLIGMLGAALVVLPYVGVIDWEEARTAINWDMMLFFGATLMLSNMLIDTGAMSQFAGWLTSSFENTHPVAVVAGLCVLIAFARILFVNVLGFLTIALPLALILGEQISMFSSLELAMAVYLVGIPGFLLITQSPVHLISHSYGYYNQRDLFRVGVVAMMAWLIIVFLSFFFYWQIVI; encoded by the coding sequence ATGAAAAAAAACATATTGCTGTCTATTTCTGCATTACTTTACGTTCTATTTTTCTTTTTTGGTGCAGATTGGAGCCTTCAAATAAAAGCAGTGGGGGCACTTCTTATTATCCAAATTCTTTGGATAGGAAGAGTGTTCCCGTTGGCTTTTAGTTCAGTGATACTTATCTTGCTATTGTCTTTTCACTTTACCTCTTATGAAGAGGTGCTCAGCTATTTAGGATCCAGTTTAGTCTGGTTGTTATTTTCTACATTTATACTGGCACATGCATTTGTCCGCACTGATTTAGCGGGGAGAATAGCCCTTTCCATATTGAACCTTGCAAAGGGATCTGGCAGATTATTGATTTTCTTATCATTTATCATGATGTTTGTACTGACTGTATTTATCCCATCAAACATAGGAAAAGGGAAATTAATCAGCGATATCTTGGATGATTTATTAAAGAAATTAAGTGAAATACAACGCACTACGAATTTAGGAAAGTCATTTTTTATTGGGACTGCATATGTCAGTGCGATTTCCGCAGCGTTTGTTCCTACTGGCGCAAGTTCTACCATCTATGCATTCGGGATGTTTTCCTCTGTCTCCAATGAAATGAGCTATCTTAACTGGTTGATCTATTTTAGCTTTCCTATGTTTTTATTTGTGTGCATGCTCTGGGTGCTGTTCCAGGTTGCATTCCCGATAGAGAAGGTTGATCAGGAGACGGTCAAAGAGCTCATATATTCCAAAAAACAGATGCTGGGCAAATGGAAGCCTCAGGAAATAAGGATGGCTTTTATTATAGCTTTTACTCTTGTTTTATGGCTAACCCATGCGTGGCATAGCTATTCCATTCCACTGATTGGGATGCTTGGAGCTGCCCTGGTAGTTCTTCCATATGTAGGGGTAATAGACTGGGAAGAAGCAAGAACAGCTATCAATTGGGATATGATGCTATTCTTTGGAGCTACTTTAATGCTATCTAATATGCTGATAGATACAGGAGCGATGAGTCAGTTTGCAGGCTGGTTAACTAGCTCTTTTGAAAATACTCATCCTGTTGCGGTGGTCGCTGGTTTATGTGTACTGATAGCTTTCGCCAGAATTTTATTTGTTAATGTACTTGGTTTTTTAACCATCGCTCTACCGCTTGCTCTTATTCTGGGTGAACAGATATCAATGTTCAGCTCCCTGGAACTGGCGATGGCTGTCTACTTGGTGGGGATTCCCGGATTTTTATTAATCACACAGTCCCCGGTACATTTGATAAGCCATTCGTATGGCTATTATAATCAGCGCGATTTATTTCGAGTGGGGGTAGTCGCGATGATGGCGTGGCTGATTATTGTTTTTCTCAGCTTCTTTTTTTATTGGCAAATCGTAATTTAA
- a CDS encoding M20/M25/M40 family metallo-hydrolase, translating into MGTSQPELMECREEMLELTKQLVSIQSINKTEGEKVIAYSLYTLLSNLPYFMSKPNHVTIEQTINDDLERYNVLAFVKGTKTTSNRTVILMGHMDTVGVDDFNQLHEYAFSPDEWMDILKDKETPPSVKEQLQSDDWLFGRGALDMKSGLASNIYLLKYYAAHPEELEGNLVFVAECDEEDGSHGILSALKTLKNWKEEHDFDYVAAVNSDFVSARSEGDENRYVYKGAAGKLLPSFLITGAETHVGDAFDGLDPNFIAAELTRQISYNPDLCNEALGEITVPPVALKQTDLKPTYTVQTALSAYVYYNFFIHSWSPKEVLHKLKEQAQIAFTNALNSFEERYRIFCKKSNQPYKQIPWQPRVFLYEEMENILIEEHGETFIQHMNNFKQELLNDDTLDTRMFAARVVEEAWKWMEDKSPAIFLFYSSLYSPRIELSGETENERILIDALERSVEDVQPDYNHPIAVRNFFPYISDASFVAMSDDTAGIKAVENNNPGWGTKHYVEYQDIRDINVPVINIGPYGMDGHKRLERVEMTYSFEIVPNLTNLVIQRVLGDKLKK; encoded by the coding sequence ATGGGAACATCACAACCCGAACTGATGGAATGCCGAGAAGAAATGCTTGAATTAACGAAACAACTTGTCAGCATCCAAAGTATTAATAAAACAGAGGGAGAAAAGGTTATAGCTTATTCGTTATACACATTACTTTCCAACCTCCCCTATTTCATGTCAAAACCTAATCACGTCACGATTGAACAAACCATAAATGACGACCTGGAGCGCTATAATGTACTGGCATTTGTGAAAGGAACAAAGACGACAAGTAATCGAACTGTAATCCTAATGGGACACATGGATACCGTTGGCGTCGATGATTTTAACCAATTACATGAATATGCATTTTCACCGGATGAATGGATGGATATTTTAAAAGATAAAGAAACACCTCCATCTGTAAAAGAACAGCTGCAATCCGACGACTGGCTTTTCGGCCGAGGTGCGCTTGATATGAAAAGCGGGCTTGCCAGTAATATCTATTTACTGAAATATTACGCAGCACATCCCGAGGAATTAGAAGGTAATCTCGTATTTGTTGCCGAATGTGATGAAGAGGACGGCTCACATGGTATACTATCCGCTCTTAAAACATTAAAAAACTGGAAAGAAGAACACGATTTTGATTATGTCGCTGCGGTCAATAGTGACTTTGTTTCCGCACGTTCTGAGGGGGATGAAAACCGCTATGTATATAAAGGAGCGGCTGGAAAACTCCTTCCATCCTTTTTAATCACTGGTGCAGAGACGCACGTGGGGGATGCTTTTGATGGGCTTGACCCGAACTTCATCGCAGCGGAATTGACTAGACAAATCAGTTATAATCCGGATCTCTGTAATGAAGCATTAGGAGAAATAACAGTACCTCCTGTAGCTTTAAAACAAACGGACTTAAAACCTACATATACAGTCCAAACCGCGCTATCTGCATATGTGTATTATAATTTTTTTATACATTCATGGTCTCCAAAAGAAGTATTGCATAAATTAAAGGAACAGGCTCAAATTGCATTTACAAATGCGCTTAACTCATTTGAGGAAAGATATCGGATTTTTTGTAAAAAAAGCAATCAGCCATATAAGCAAATACCTTGGCAACCGCGTGTTTTTCTTTATGAGGAAATGGAAAACATACTGATTGAAGAACACGGAGAAACTTTTATTCAACATATGAATAATTTTAAGCAGGAATTGTTAAATGATGATACATTGGATACTCGGATGTTTGCTGCCAGAGTTGTAGAAGAAGCATGGAAATGGATGGAAGATAAAAGCCCTGCCATATTTTTGTTCTATTCATCTTTATATTCTCCGAGAATTGAATTATCCGGCGAAACAGAAAATGAACGCATTCTGATCGATGCCCTTGAACGCTCAGTAGAAGATGTTCAGCCAGATTATAATCATCCAATTGCTGTGAGAAACTTTTTCCCCTATATCTCGGATGCAAGTTTTGTGGCGATGAGTGATGATACCGCCGGGATTAAAGCAGTTGAGAATAATAATCCTGGATGGGGAACAAAGCATTATGTAGAATATCAGGATATTCGTGATATTAATGTCCCGGTAATTAATATTGGTCCATATGGAATGGATGGACATAAACGGCTGGAGCGAGTGGAGATGACCTATTCGTTTGAAATTGTGCCAAACCTGACTAACTTGGTGATTCAGAGAGTGTTGGGGGATAAATTAAAAAAATAG
- the putP gene encoding sodium/proline symporter PutP has translation MADHTFQLIAIIFYFAVMIGIGVYGYRKTSNLDDYMLGGRKLNATTSALSAGASDMSQWLLMGLPGAIYVSGLVEAWMAIGLLIGAWANWLLIAPRLRAYTQVANNSITIPSFFDNRFKNNSKVLRIVSGIIILLYFTFYVSSGLVAGGVFFESSFGYNYHTGLLIVASVTIAYTFIGGFLAVSFTDVVQGTMMFLALILVPIFGLFLTGGLGNTANSIREVDPTLLSFFATASATGVISSLAWGLGYFGQPHIIIRFMAISSVKETTKARRIGIGWMFLSLLGAAATALVGVAYFQQNPDVTLTDPEAIFISLGQIIFHPFIAGIMLAAVMAAIMSTVSSQLLVTSSALVEDIYKAVFKTDASQKQLVNLSRIAVLAISLIAMIFAWQQNETILGLVSFAWAGFGAAFGPVIILALYWKKFTGAGALWGMIVGAVTVFVWGTSDLSGYLYEIVPGFVLCLIVAVVVSLITYKPNQEINREFDEALDIVHKEK, from the coding sequence ATGGCTGATCATACGTTTCAACTTATTGCAATTATTTTTTATTTTGCTGTGATGATTGGAATTGGAGTATATGGATATCGCAAAACAAGTAATCTGGATGACTACATGCTTGGAGGACGTAAACTGAATGCTACAACATCCGCACTTAGTGCAGGTGCCTCAGACATGTCTCAATGGTTATTGATGGGGCTACCTGGAGCAATTTATGTTTCAGGTCTTGTGGAAGCATGGATGGCTATTGGGCTTTTGATTGGTGCTTGGGCAAATTGGTTATTGATCGCCCCAAGACTTCGTGCTTACACGCAGGTAGCAAATAATTCAATTACGATTCCGAGTTTCTTTGACAACCGTTTTAAAAATAACTCAAAAGTTTTACGAATCGTATCAGGGATTATTATTTTACTTTATTTCACATTCTATGTTTCATCGGGGTTAGTAGCTGGTGGCGTTTTCTTTGAAAGTTCGTTTGGTTATAACTATCACACCGGTCTCTTAATTGTTGCATCTGTAACAATTGCTTATACATTTATTGGGGGATTTCTAGCAGTAAGTTTTACGGATGTCGTTCAGGGCACAATGATGTTTTTGGCTCTTATTCTAGTTCCGATTTTCGGTTTATTTTTAACAGGAGGGCTTGGAAACACAGCAAACTCCATTAGAGAAGTAGATCCAACGTTACTCAGCTTTTTCGCAACCGCATCAGCAACTGGCGTTATCTCTTCCCTAGCATGGGGACTTGGATATTTTGGTCAACCACATATTATTATAAGATTTATGGCCATCTCATCTGTAAAAGAAACGACAAAAGCAAGAAGAATCGGCATCGGCTGGATGTTCCTTTCCTTACTAGGTGCAGCCGCTACAGCTTTAGTTGGTGTTGCTTACTTCCAGCAAAATCCCGACGTTACACTAACCGATCCGGAAGCAATCTTTATTTCATTAGGCCAAATTATCTTCCATCCATTTATTGCAGGAATAATGCTTGCAGCTGTAATGGCAGCAATTATGAGTACCGTTTCTTCCCAACTGCTTGTTACATCATCCGCATTAGTTGAAGATATTTATAAAGCGGTATTTAAAACAGATGCTAGTCAAAAACAGTTAGTAAATCTAAGTCGTATCGCTGTTTTAGCTATATCGTTAATTGCTATGATATTTGCCTGGCAACAAAATGAAACGATCCTCGGTCTTGTATCTTTTGCATGGGCAGGATTTGGAGCTGCGTTTGGCCCTGTGATTATCTTAGCCTTGTATTGGAAAAAGTTCACAGGTGCTGGGGCACTTTGGGGTATGATTGTAGGCGCGGTTACGGTCTTCGTTTGGGGAACCTCAGACCTATCAGGTTATCTTTATGAAATTGTGCCAGGCTTCGTACTGTGTTTAATCGTTGCCGTTGTTGTTAGTTTAATAACATATAAGCCAAATCAGGAAATCAACCGTGAATTTGATGAAGCACTTGATATTGTTCATAAGGAGAAATAG
- a CDS encoding vWA domain-containing protein: protein MKYNRWNDSKIDTNLFLQLQDLSTILSDNPDLKFEYRYGSFIDLIDKRVTGSSFWDINSQEKKENGYKSDVFLRTIGTLHYSYLPAMKAYLEEANQSNLPRFAAQLFTLLEDLRLEEIIKENRPGTKKNFVTRTDYLKHYFETQLATNVTKSYPLDELFCLIYLALQADKPDPTFPKANEQQLRQLEKLKPLIYSTFEAKSTNDTAEIAEKIFIQLEEMYKDMINVYFTFPIAHVENYEKNTLFDELTRTDELENDDQEDADDENNEYFDEQFSTWHTENQNSDRKQNFLQFDLEVGTKTGIMGGGARETEDGDQAMGTIQGTSGQSENNDYSETETLEKQGSVEGKQTNKPVYGEENKNAVAIVKKAESPSEEDQLAYQEDVRTIESYKRKLASTIEKALEHKMNAPRKDLVMGRLSKNLLPVVTDENPRIFYKKTEESKDIDAVFTLLVDCSASMYNKMDETKRGIILFHEVLNQLKIPHSIIGFWEDANDVKENYQPNYFHYIHSFTDSFYQNTGARIMQLEPEEDNRDGFSIRVITEELAARREKHKFLLVFSDGEPAAANYDQNGIIDTNVAVSEARKKGIDVIGMFLADGEIDEREDLTMKNIYGNQRLMIPSVDQLPDHFAPLLKKLLLRTI from the coding sequence GTGAAATATAATCGCTGGAATGATTCCAAGATAGATACGAATCTTTTTCTACAATTACAAGATTTATCCACTATATTATCGGACAATCCAGATTTAAAATTCGAATATAGGTATGGCTCGTTTATTGATCTTATCGATAAAAGAGTAACCGGTAGCAGTTTTTGGGATATTAACAGCCAAGAGAAGAAGGAAAATGGATACAAATCGGATGTATTTTTACGAACAATTGGGACATTACATTATTCCTATCTTCCCGCGATGAAAGCCTATTTAGAAGAGGCAAACCAATCAAACCTGCCAAGATTTGCTGCACAACTATTTACATTACTGGAAGATTTACGGCTCGAAGAAATCATAAAAGAAAATCGACCTGGTACGAAGAAAAACTTCGTTACCCGGACAGATTATCTAAAACACTACTTTGAGACCCAATTAGCTACAAACGTAACAAAAAGCTATCCGCTCGATGAATTGTTTTGTCTCATCTACCTGGCACTTCAGGCCGATAAGCCAGACCCAACTTTTCCAAAAGCAAATGAGCAACAGCTTCGCCAATTAGAAAAATTAAAGCCGCTGATTTATAGCACTTTTGAAGCAAAAAGCACGAATGATACAGCGGAAATTGCGGAGAAAATTTTTATTCAATTAGAAGAAATGTATAAGGATATGATCAATGTTTATTTTACCTTTCCAATTGCACACGTGGAAAATTATGAAAAAAATACATTATTTGATGAATTAACACGTACAGATGAACTGGAGAATGATGACCAGGAAGACGCTGATGACGAGAATAATGAATATTTTGATGAACAATTTTCAACCTGGCACACAGAAAATCAAAACAGTGACAGGAAGCAGAACTTTCTTCAATTTGACCTGGAAGTTGGCACAAAGACAGGTATTATGGGGGGCGGCGCGAGAGAAACAGAAGATGGCGATCAGGCCATGGGAACGATTCAAGGGACATCTGGGCAAAGTGAGAATAATGACTACTCTGAAACCGAAACGTTGGAAAAACAAGGGTCAGTTGAAGGGAAGCAAACAAATAAACCTGTCTATGGAGAAGAAAATAAAAATGCCGTCGCGATTGTAAAGAAAGCTGAATCACCGTCTGAGGAAGATCAACTCGCATACCAGGAAGACGTCCGTACAATCGAATCCTATAAACGAAAGCTCGCTTCAACTATAGAAAAAGCGCTGGAACACAAAATGAATGCTCCACGAAAGGATTTAGTAATGGGCCGGCTATCGAAAAATTTGCTGCCAGTTGTAACGGATGAAAATCCAAGAATCTTTTATAAGAAAACCGAAGAATCCAAAGACATTGATGCCGTATTTACCTTGCTGGTAGACTGTTCCGCTTCCATGTACAATAAAATGGATGAGACAAAAAGAGGGATCATTCTGTTTCATGAAGTATTAAATCAGCTGAAGATCCCCCACTCCATCATCGGTTTCTGGGAAGATGCAAATGACGTAAAGGAAAATTATCAACCAAATTATTTTCACTATATCCATTCCTTTACTGATTCATTCTATCAAAACACAGGAGCTAGAATTATGCAGCTTGAGCCGGAAGAAGATAACAGAGATGGCTTTAGCATACGCGTGATCACAGAGGAATTAGCAGCCAGAAGAGAAAAACATAAATTCCTGCTCGTTTTCTCAGACGGAGAGCCTGCTGCCGCAAATTATGATCAAAACGGAATTATCGATACAAATGTCGCTGTATCAGAAGCACGTAAAAAAGGAATCGACGTCATTGGCATGTTCCTAGCGGACGGAGAGATCGACGAAAGAGAAGATTTAACTATGAAAAATATTTACGGTAATCAGCGCTTAATGATACCAAGCGTTGACCAACTACCCGATCACTTCGCACCACTATTGAAGAAATTACTATTGCGGACAATCTAG
- a CDS encoding AAA family ATPase encodes MTNYNLPENINEILNTNHRTGDDTFQELISQGGYVPPHIELLIDAISALSMGKNILLKGPTGSGKTKFAETLSNLFHQPMFSVNCSVDLDAESLMGFKTLAYEEDKQVIEFVPGPVTSAMKDGTFLYIDEVNMAKPETLPLINGVLDYRRTVTNPFTNEIITAKEGFNVIAAINEGYVGTVPLNEALKNRFIVIDVPYLGGEQLKELIQTNTKLADERLIDLFVALSTDLIRAVSQGKLAEDAASIRALLDACDLSVLIPPKRAILRTIVDKLDEEREREFVKNLADTLF; translated from the coding sequence ATGACAAATTACAATCTACCTGAAAATATAAATGAAATTTTAAATACAAATCATCGAACTGGCGATGATACGTTTCAAGAATTAATCTCGCAAGGTGGTTATGTACCACCACATATAGAGCTATTAATCGATGCGATCTCGGCACTCAGCATGGGGAAAAACATTTTACTAAAAGGTCCAACAGGCTCTGGAAAAACAAAGTTTGCTGAAACGTTATCGAACCTGTTCCACCAGCCTATGTTCAGTGTCAATTGTTCGGTGGATCTCGATGCTGAAAGTTTAATGGGTTTTAAAACACTGGCATATGAAGAAGACAAACAAGTAATTGAATTTGTACCAGGACCCGTCACGAGTGCAATGAAAGATGGTACTTTCCTCTATATTGATGAGGTTAATATGGCAAAACCGGAAACATTGCCACTTATTAACGGTGTCCTTGATTACCGAAGAACCGTTACTAATCCATTTACAAATGAAATCATCACAGCGAAAGAAGGCTTTAATGTTATTGCTGCGATTAACGAAGGCTATGTTGGCACTGTGCCATTGAATGAGGCATTGAAAAATCGCTTCATCGTTATTGATGTGCCGTATCTTGGAGGAGAACAATTAAAGGAATTAATTCAGACCAATACAAAATTAGCGGATGAGAGGTTAATCGACTTATTCGTCGCCTTGTCTACGGACCTCATCCGTGCTGTGTCCCAAGGAAAACTTGCCGAAGATGCCGCATCCATCCGCGCGTTGCTTGATGCTTGTGATTTGAGCGTACTTATCCCACCAAAACGCGCGATCCTAAGAACAATTGTGGATAAACTGGATGAAGAACGCGAGAGAGAATTTGTGAAGAATTTAGCAGATACATTATTTTAG